The Methanosarcina barkeri str. Wiesmoor DNA segment ATTTTACTGTTTTGATGTGATAAAGGAACCCGAAAAACTCCTTGAGCTCTCAAAAAGGGTTGATGCTGTACTTCCTGTAAATGAAAACCTGGCCTGCATCGAATTTCTGAATTCAATAAAAGAAAAGTTCTCCTGCCCGGTACTTTTCGATTTTGAAGCTTACCGGATAAGCAGGGACAAGAAAAAGTCAAAAGATTATTTTAAGTCCATAGGAGTTCCAACTCCGCAGGACAGGCCTTCAAAACCGCCTTATTTTGTAAAACCTCCCTGTGAAAGCAGCAGTGTGGGAGCCAGGATAATTTATGATGACAAAGATCTTGAGGGCCTTGAACCTGACACGCTGGTTGAGGAATATGTTGAAGGCGAGGTTGTTTCTCTCGAAGTTGTCGGGGACGGAAGTCATTTTGCTGTGGTAAAAGAGACCCTTGTCCATATAGACGAAACCTATGACTGCCATATGGTAACTCCGCTTCCTGCTAATCCTTTATTCAGGCAGATCTCCCATGATCTTGCAGCAAATCTTCCCTTGAAAGGGATTATGGATGTGGAAGCAATCTTCGGTCCAAAAGGGCTCAGGGTAATTGAAATCGATGCCCGTTTCCCAAGTCAGACACCTACAGTAGTTTACTATTCTTCTGGGATCAACCTGATAGAACTCCTTTTCCGCGCCTTTACTGATGGTGTTGAGGAAATAAGGGCGATTCCCGAGAACAAATACTGCATTTACGAGCACCTCATGTTCGGAGAAAATGGTGTTCTTATTCCTGTGGGAGAACAGGTACTTTCCATGGGTAGCGACTATGGAAAATTCTACG contains these protein-coding regions:
- the pylC gene encoding 3-methylornithine--L-lysine ligase PylC, which gives rise to MKTICLVGGKLQGFEAAYLSKKAGMKVVLVDKNPQALIRNYADEFYCFDVIKEPEKLLELSKRVDAVLPVNENLACIEFLNSIKEKFSCPVLFDFEAYRISRDKKKSKDYFKSIGVPTPQDRPSKPPYFVKPPCESSSVGARIIYDDKDLEGLEPDTLVEEYVEGEVVSLEVVGDGSHFAVVKETLVHIDETYDCHMVTPLPANPLFRQISHDLAANLPLKGIMDVEAIFGPKGLRVIEIDARFPSQTPTVVYYSSGINLIELLFRAFTDGVEEIRAIPENKYCIYEHLMFGENGVLIPVGEQVLSMGSDYGKFYEEPGIEIFLCKGEYPVFTMVFWGKDREETGAKRCKGLSVLKERFGAVL